From one Longimicrobium sp. genomic stretch:
- a CDS encoding metallophosphoesterase, with protein MPGTRRPLAAAALLALALAACNRGGRQIDLTNAQEDSAAENPAQVYGVAAARNVVVTPVEIEVPELPPGWSGLKIAAISDFQLGLWPDNERVALAAAQAAAGTGAELIVLLGDYVARGDDYAAIDRVLAPLKGRTVMAVLGTADETEDTQGNPDSARIKTVAALERSGVKVLRDAFTRFSRGGDTAFVVGLEPYLARRADWKKAEIFNALPDGPHAMLALAHMPVTAATVPEEKFPVILSGHTFCGPVEVPGTPRLAWFNTTVLPGTRDPAKTRIWRLRGSTLFATCGIGYSYVPVRFGHPPEVALITLRAVGPAPAKADSAKAQQANVDSLIQVFQQRDTTKGDSAGATP; from the coding sequence ATGCCTGGGACCCGGCGCCCGCTCGCGGCGGCCGCGCTGCTGGCGCTCGCGCTGGCGGCGTGCAACCGCGGCGGCAGACAGATCGACCTGACGAACGCGCAGGAGGACTCGGCGGCGGAGAACCCCGCGCAGGTGTACGGCGTGGCCGCCGCGCGCAACGTGGTGGTCACGCCGGTGGAGATCGAGGTGCCCGAGCTGCCGCCCGGGTGGAGCGGGCTGAAGATCGCCGCGATCAGCGACTTCCAGCTGGGGCTGTGGCCCGACAACGAGCGGGTGGCGCTGGCCGCCGCGCAGGCCGCCGCGGGCACCGGCGCCGAGCTGATCGTGCTGCTGGGCGACTACGTGGCCCGCGGCGACGACTACGCGGCCATCGACCGCGTGCTGGCGCCGCTGAAGGGGCGCACGGTGATGGCGGTGCTGGGGACCGCCGACGAGACCGAGGACACGCAGGGGAACCCCGACAGCGCGCGCATCAAGACGGTGGCGGCGCTGGAGCGCAGCGGCGTGAAGGTGCTGCGCGACGCCTTCACGCGCTTCTCGCGCGGCGGCGACACGGCGTTCGTGGTGGGACTGGAGCCCTACCTCGCCCGCCGTGCGGACTGGAAGAAGGCCGAGATCTTCAACGCGCTGCCGGACGGGCCGCACGCCATGCTGGCGCTGGCGCACATGCCGGTGACGGCGGCCACGGTGCCCGAGGAGAAGTTCCCGGTGATCCTGTCCGGCCACACCTTCTGCGGGCCGGTGGAGGTGCCGGGAACGCCGCGGCTGGCGTGGTTCAACACCACCGTCCTGCCGGGGACGCGCGACCCGGCGAAGACCCGGATCTGGCGGCTGCGCGGAAGCACGCTCTTCGCCACCTGCGGCATCGGGTACAGCTACGTGCCGGTGCGCTTCGGGCACCCGCCGGAGGTGGCGCTGATCACGCTGCGCGCGGTGGGACCCGCCCCCGCGAAGGCCGACAGCGCGAAGGCGCAGCAGGCCAACGTGGACTCGCTGATCCAGGTCTTCCAGCAGCGCGACACGACCAAAGGCGACAGCGCGGGGGCGACGCCGTAG
- a CDS encoding metal-dependent transcriptional regulator, with translation MYTPVVEDYLKAVWMLQQQESPVSTSRIAERLGLTAAAVTAMVKRLDEQGLLRHEPYYGVRLTAPGELAALRIIRRHRVLELFLAEKLGYEWDRVHDEAERLEHAASDELIERLARLLGEPERDPHGNAIPSASGEMDTGRYPSLGELEPGERRRVLEVEVEEPEQLRYLGSLDLYPGAEVRVTGRSPFEGPVQLEVNGSPQVISHALAQRIRVRPEPGGG, from the coding sequence ATGTATACGCCGGTCGTCGAGGACTACCTCAAAGCCGTCTGGATGCTGCAGCAGCAGGAGTCGCCCGTGTCGACCTCGCGGATCGCGGAGCGGCTGGGGCTGACGGCGGCGGCCGTGACGGCGATGGTGAAGCGCCTGGACGAGCAGGGGCTGCTGCGCCACGAGCCGTACTACGGCGTGCGCCTGACCGCGCCGGGGGAGCTGGCGGCCCTGCGCATCATCCGGCGGCACCGGGTGCTGGAGCTGTTCCTGGCCGAGAAGCTGGGCTACGAGTGGGACCGCGTGCACGACGAGGCCGAGCGCCTGGAGCACGCCGCCAGCGACGAGCTGATCGAGCGCCTGGCCCGCCTGCTGGGCGAGCCCGAGCGCGATCCGCACGGCAACGCGATCCCCAGCGCGAGCGGGGAGATGGACACCGGCCGCTACCCGTCGCTGGGCGAGCTGGAGCCGGGCGAGCGCCGCCGCGTGCTGGAGGTGGAGGTGGAGGAGCCCGAGCAGCTGCGCTACCTGGGCTCGCTGGACCTGTACCCGGGCGCCGAGGTGCGGGTCACCGGCCGCTCGCCCTTCGAGGGGCCGGTGCAGCTGGAGGTGAACGGAAGCCCGCAGGTGATCTCGCACGCGCTGGCGCAGCGCATCCGCGTGCGGCCGGAGCCGGGCGGCGGCTGA
- a CDS encoding GatB/YqeY domain-containing protein — protein sequence MTRRPMAGTLKDTIRDDLNAARRERDKLRTTVLTTFLSEIRNKEIDLGHELGDADVQGVATTAIKRRREAAEQMRAGGREELAAKEEQEAVILQAYLPPQLTEDAVRAMVREAIGAGAKDIGGVMKAVSPKTKGQFDGKELNRIAREELAA from the coding sequence ATGACGAGGCGACCAATGGCGGGCACGCTGAAGGACACCATCCGCGACGACCTGAACGCCGCGCGGCGCGAGCGCGACAAGCTGCGCACCACGGTGCTGACCACTTTCCTCTCCGAGATCCGCAACAAGGAGATCGACCTTGGCCACGAGCTGGGTGACGCCGACGTGCAGGGCGTGGCCACCACCGCCATCAAGCGCCGCCGCGAGGCCGCCGAGCAGATGCGCGCCGGCGGCCGCGAGGAGCTCGCGGCCAAGGAGGAGCAGGAAGCCGTGATCCTGCAGGCGTATCTCCCCCCGCAGCTCACGGAAGACGCCGTCCGCGCCATGGTCCGCGAGGCGATCGGCGCCGGGGCAAAGGACATCGGCGGTGTCATGAAGGCCGTCTCCCCGAAGACGAAGGGCCAGTTCGACGGCAAGGAGCTGAACCGCATCGCCCGCGAAGAGCTGGCCGCGTAG
- a CDS encoding BON domain-containing protein produces the protein MAHNSRDRNETDLGEALLFALGAAGGLALGVFLSRGGMPAAPEPVRQAGARLRDRARDMAGRWGPANLRRGEEETLQLSGLEDAVIEAFLHDPVLAERGIDVGCISRGIIELSGTVYSADEAERAVRAARGVEGVDTVVNRMDVDEDARRTGRAGESTAWEGHMSGEWTGRNIGMGRRRQGDETDPAGDDSQHLREVALEQSDRAQFEDEELAHSQPRVGSRPGTGDPNPTNYSEDELDNQDPYGKHAVPAPEQPQALNSRSRVGEGLSPGLELEMEAADVPSKPHSAEWQGARPRDADES, from the coding sequence ATGGCACACAACTCACGTGATCGAAACGAAACCGACCTGGGCGAGGCGCTGCTGTTCGCCCTTGGCGCGGCCGGCGGGCTGGCGCTCGGCGTGTTCCTGAGCCGGGGGGGAATGCCGGCGGCGCCCGAGCCCGTGCGGCAGGCCGGCGCGCGCCTGCGCGACCGCGCCCGCGACATGGCCGGGCGCTGGGGCCCCGCCAACCTGCGCCGCGGCGAGGAAGAGACGCTGCAGCTGAGCGGGCTCGAGGACGCCGTCATCGAGGCCTTCCTGCACGATCCCGTGCTGGCCGAGCGCGGCATCGACGTGGGGTGCATCAGCCGCGGGATCATCGAGCTCTCGGGCACGGTGTACTCGGCCGACGAGGCGGAGCGCGCGGTGCGGGCGGCGCGCGGGGTGGAGGGGGTGGACACGGTGGTGAACCGGATGGACGTGGACGAGGACGCGCGCCGCACCGGGCGCGCCGGCGAGTCCACCGCATGGGAGGGGCACATGTCGGGAGAGTGGACCGGGCGCAACATCGGGATGGGGCGGAGGCGGCAGGGCGACGAGACCGATCCCGCCGGCGACGATTCGCAGCACCTCCGCGAGGTGGCGCTGGAGCAGAGCGACCGCGCGCAGTTCGAGGACGAGGAGCTGGCGCACTCGCAGCCGCGCGTGGGCTCGCGCCCCGGCACCGGCGACCCCAACCCCACGAACTACAGCGAGGACGAGCTCGACAACCAGGACCCCTACGGCAAGCACGCCGTTCCCGCGCCCGAGCAGCCGCAGGCGCTGAACTCGCGGTCGCGCGTGGGCGAGGGGCTGTCGCCGGGGCTGGAGCTGGAGATGGAGGCCGCCGACGTGCCCTCGAAGCCGCACTCGGCCGAGTGGCAGGGCGCCCGCCCCCGTGACGCCGACGAAAGCTGA
- a CDS encoding aminotransferase class I/II-fold pyridoxal phosphate-dependent enzyme, with the protein MPELARRFRSLPPYPLTEVPGIKRELRARGVDVIDLGTGDADLAPPPAAVQAMQQAVCDPANSRYPFQLGLVPFREEIARWMGGRFGLEVDAMADIALLIGSKEGIYHLPFAFLEPGDVTIIPDPGYQAYLGGTVLAGGEPHLVPLRPEHDFLVPFWEIPEEVVRRTRILYLNYPNNPTAAIAPREYLAKAVAWCREHDVILAYDNAYSEIAYDGYLPPSILEIPGAKEVAIEFHSLSKTYNMTGWRIGWAVGNPDLIAAVTRVKTFADTGVPFSIQHAGVAALRSHGEWVPRNVATFQARRDAAWDAFRAAGFDLPKPAASMYLWVPLPAGVESEPWAKRLLLEQGVSVLPGKSLGPGGEGFFRVALTTSEDRLREGAERIAKMV; encoded by the coding sequence ATGCCCGAGCTCGCGCGCCGCTTCCGCAGCCTTCCGCCGTACCCGCTCACCGAGGTCCCCGGCATCAAGCGCGAGCTGCGCGCCCGCGGCGTCGACGTCATCGACCTGGGCACCGGCGACGCCGACCTGGCGCCGCCCCCGGCCGCCGTGCAGGCCATGCAGCAGGCGGTGTGCGACCCCGCCAACTCGCGCTATCCCTTCCAGCTGGGCCTCGTCCCCTTCCGCGAGGAGATCGCGCGGTGGATGGGCGGCCGCTTCGGGCTGGAGGTGGACGCGATGGCCGACATCGCGCTGCTGATCGGGAGCAAGGAGGGGATCTACCATCTCCCCTTCGCCTTCCTGGAGCCGGGCGACGTGACCATCATTCCCGACCCCGGCTACCAGGCGTACCTGGGCGGCACCGTGCTCGCCGGCGGGGAGCCGCACCTCGTTCCCCTGCGGCCGGAGCACGACTTCCTGGTGCCGTTCTGGGAGATTCCGGAAGAGGTGGTGCGGCGGACGCGCATTCTCTACCTCAATTACCCGAACAACCCCACCGCGGCCATCGCCCCGCGCGAGTACCTGGCGAAGGCGGTCGCGTGGTGCCGCGAGCACGACGTGATCCTGGCGTACGACAACGCCTACAGCGAGATCGCGTACGATGGCTATCTCCCGCCGTCGATCCTCGAGATCCCGGGCGCGAAGGAGGTGGCGATCGAGTTCCACTCGCTGTCCAAGACGTACAACATGACGGGGTGGCGGATCGGCTGGGCGGTGGGGAATCCCGACCTGATCGCCGCGGTGACGCGGGTGAAGACGTTCGCGGACACGGGCGTGCCGTTCAGCATCCAGCACGCGGGCGTGGCGGCGCTGCGCTCGCACGGCGAGTGGGTGCCGCGCAACGTGGCCACCTTCCAGGCGCGCCGCGACGCCGCGTGGGACGCCTTCCGCGCCGCCGGCTTCGACCTGCCGAAACCCGCCGCCAGCATGTACCTCTGGGTGCCGCTCCCCGCTGGCGTGGAGAGCGAGCCGTGGGCGAAGCGGCTGCTGCTGGAGCAGGGCGTGTCCGTGCTCCCCGGCAAGTCGCTGGGCCCCGGCGGCGAGGGCTTCTTCCGCGTCGCCCTCACCACCAGCGAAGACCGCCTCCGCGAAGGCGCCGAGCGCATCGCGAAGATGGTGTGA
- the lspA gene encoding signal peptidase II has protein sequence MKLYRRRWLALALFAVVAADWFTKFLVQNHIHLYGQRPVIDGWLWLAHARNPGIAFSFAQGLPEYLRLPLLVAAASIGIAVAARIAQQTRDSLVRLAAVLIMAGALGNLGDRVMNGWVTDFIQVRWFPFIFNVADMAITIGAVMLAVRMIFAAEPPHGPAAPAEG, from the coding sequence ATGAAGCTGTACCGACGCCGCTGGCTGGCCCTGGCGCTGTTCGCCGTGGTGGCCGCCGACTGGTTCACCAAGTTCCTGGTGCAGAACCACATCCACCTGTACGGGCAGCGCCCGGTGATCGACGGGTGGCTGTGGCTGGCGCACGCCCGCAACCCGGGGATCGCCTTCTCGTTCGCGCAGGGGCTGCCGGAGTACCTCCGCCTTCCGCTCCTGGTCGCCGCGGCGTCCATCGGCATCGCGGTGGCGGCGCGGATCGCGCAGCAGACGCGCGACTCGCTGGTGCGGCTGGCCGCGGTGCTGATCATGGCCGGGGCGCTGGGGAACCTGGGCGACCGGGTGATGAACGGGTGGGTGACCGACTTCATCCAGGTGCGCTGGTTCCCGTTCATCTTCAACGTGGCCGACATGGCCATCACCATCGGCGCGGTGATGCTGGCCGTGCGGATGATCTTCGCCGCGGAGCCGCCGCACGGCCCCGCGGCGCCGGCGGAAGGTTGA
- a CDS encoding fumarylacetoacetate hydrolase family protein, with amino-acid sequence MDLPRPSKIVCVGRNYLEHARELGNELPERPLIFLKPPSSLVGDGDAVVLPPESERVEHEGEIAVVIGRRARHVPAPEAWDFVAGIAPLNDVTARDLQKTDGQWTRAKGFDTFCPIGKMVPLDSVDRDALEVVCRVNGEVRQHGRVGEMAFSIPQLIAYISGVMTLEPGDVIATGTPAGVSPLHDGDLVEVEIPGVGVVRNPVKHA; translated from the coding sequence TTGGATCTCCCCCGTCCCTCCAAGATCGTCTGCGTCGGCAGGAACTACCTGGAGCACGCGCGCGAGCTGGGGAACGAGCTTCCCGAGCGACCGCTCATCTTCCTGAAGCCGCCGTCGTCGCTGGTGGGCGATGGAGACGCCGTCGTCCTTCCGCCGGAGAGCGAGCGGGTGGAGCACGAGGGCGAGATCGCGGTGGTCATCGGCCGGCGCGCGCGCCACGTGCCCGCGCCCGAAGCGTGGGACTTCGTGGCCGGGATCGCGCCGCTGAACGACGTGACCGCGCGCGACCTGCAGAAGACCGACGGCCAGTGGACGCGGGCCAAGGGCTTCGACACCTTCTGCCCCATCGGGAAGATGGTGCCGCTGGACAGCGTCGATCGCGACGCGCTGGAGGTGGTCTGCCGCGTGAACGGCGAGGTCCGCCAGCACGGCCGCGTGGGCGAGATGGCGTTCTCCATCCCCCAGCTCATCGCCTACATCTCCGGCGTGATGACGCTGGAGCCCGGCGACGTGATCGCCACCGGCACCCCCGCGGGCGTCAGCCCGCTGCACGACGGCGACCTGGTGGAGGTCGAGATTCCCGGCGTGGGAGTGGTCCGCAACCCCGTGAAGCACGCATGA
- a CDS encoding helicase C-terminal domain-containing protein has protein sequence MKPASPRSAVDLFLSPAAAARIRSEIARARGNEVCFVCRVGEGGSVEEPRTIARGHAGAVLALIREKEIPQPGLLVHNHPSGVLQPSEADLSVAARLFEQGLGFAIIDNDASELYVVLEPPEPGDNQPIDADAVADELGPGGPLSIGHPRYEDRPQQRALTRMIAELYNEGGVGIAEAGTGTGKSVAYLLPAIRWALENRERTVVSTNTINLQEQLVEKDLPLLRRALGEPFKYALVKGRANYVSIRRALLAKVSSTQLFDAQKQAELTGIVDWLQTTKDGSLSDLSFRPSAEVWDEVASETDVCLRVKCPHFEDCFYQRARREASAADVLVVNHHLLFSDLAVRRALGNYTAPAVLPTYKRLVLDEAHNLEEAATSHLGARITRRGLFRILRRLENRGKGLIPAFATALKAVRNDLIARSALDVIEHRIFPALDGARDRAASVFSFLGDLFTGGGEETIRLEDSFASHPVWTLGLDDALTGVLDNLKSLREAMELLRERVTVDEDMQRQMEAQLVELRGAMNRVDGAGDALRQALRPGDDNIRMVRWIERQPEREGREGNLTLNAAPLDLADVLRESVFEQVPTVILTSATLATQGNFRFVRQRLGLGFPFADEHRVDEAIFPSPFDFGRQSLLAVPMDLPLPAGDRDPRHDEATVRATIEHAKISDGGLFVLFTSYRALRHVANELRARRIDNEWPLFVHGEAPRAQLVERFAASGRGILLGTTSFWEGVDVPGQPLRGLVIPKLPFKVPSEPVTAARIEAIEQSGGNSFWNYMLPHAAIRLKQGFGRLIRSADDHGVVLVLDGRIVRKSYGRYFLDSLPDAPLVKGPWATVKQAMLNFYGERQERRAAG, from the coding sequence ATGAAGCCCGCCTCCCCGCGCTCCGCCGTCGACCTGTTCCTGTCGCCCGCCGCCGCCGCCCGCATCCGCAGCGAGATCGCGCGGGCGCGCGGCAACGAGGTGTGCTTCGTGTGCAGGGTGGGCGAGGGCGGCTCGGTCGAGGAGCCGCGCACCATCGCCCGCGGGCACGCGGGGGCCGTGCTGGCGCTGATCCGCGAGAAGGAGATCCCCCAGCCGGGGCTGCTGGTCCACAACCACCCCTCGGGCGTGCTGCAGCCGTCGGAGGCGGACCTTTCCGTGGCCGCGCGGCTCTTCGAGCAGGGGCTGGGGTTCGCGATCATCGACAACGACGCGTCGGAGCTCTACGTCGTCCTGGAGCCGCCCGAGCCGGGCGACAACCAGCCGATCGACGCCGACGCGGTGGCCGACGAGCTGGGGCCCGGCGGGCCGCTCTCCATCGGCCATCCGCGCTACGAGGACCGGCCGCAGCAGCGCGCGCTCACGCGCATGATCGCCGAGCTGTACAACGAGGGCGGCGTGGGCATCGCCGAGGCGGGAACGGGGACCGGGAAGTCGGTGGCCTACCTCCTTCCCGCCATCCGCTGGGCGCTGGAGAACCGCGAGCGAACCGTCGTCTCCACCAACACCATCAACCTGCAGGAGCAGCTGGTCGAAAAGGACCTGCCGCTGCTGCGCCGCGCCCTGGGCGAGCCCTTCAAGTACGCGCTGGTGAAGGGGCGCGCCAACTACGTCTCCATCCGCCGCGCGCTGCTGGCCAAGGTGAGCTCCACGCAGCTCTTCGACGCGCAGAAGCAGGCGGAGCTCACGGGAATCGTCGACTGGCTGCAGACCACCAAGGACGGCTCGCTCTCGGACCTGTCGTTCCGCCCCTCGGCCGAGGTGTGGGACGAGGTGGCCAGCGAGACCGACGTCTGCCTGCGCGTGAAGTGCCCGCACTTCGAGGACTGCTTCTACCAGCGCGCGCGCCGCGAGGCCTCGGCCGCCGACGTGCTGGTCGTCAACCATCACCTCCTCTTCTCCGACCTGGCCGTGCGCCGCGCGCTGGGAAACTACACCGCGCCGGCCGTGCTCCCCACCTACAAGCGGCTGGTGCTGGACGAGGCGCACAACCTGGAAGAGGCGGCCACCAGCCACCTGGGCGCGCGCATCACCCGGCGCGGGCTGTTCCGCATCCTCCGGCGGCTGGAGAACCGCGGCAAGGGGCTGATCCCCGCCTTCGCCACGGCGCTGAAGGCGGTGCGCAACGACCTGATCGCCCGCAGCGCGCTGGACGTCATCGAGCACCGCATCTTCCCCGCGCTCGACGGGGCGCGGGACCGCGCGGCCAGCGTCTTCTCCTTCCTGGGCGACCTGTTCACCGGCGGGGGCGAGGAGACGATCCGGCTGGAGGATTCATTCGCCAGCCACCCGGTGTGGACGCTGGGGCTGGACGACGCGCTCACCGGCGTGCTCGACAACCTGAAGTCGCTGCGCGAGGCGATGGAGCTGCTGCGCGAGCGGGTGACGGTGGACGAGGACATGCAGCGCCAGATGGAGGCTCAGCTGGTGGAGCTGCGCGGGGCGATGAACCGCGTGGACGGCGCCGGCGACGCCCTCCGCCAGGCGCTCCGCCCGGGGGATGACAACATCAGGATGGTGCGCTGGATCGAGCGCCAGCCCGAGCGCGAGGGGCGGGAAGGGAACCTCACCCTTAACGCGGCGCCGCTGGACCTGGCCGACGTCCTCCGCGAGTCCGTCTTCGAGCAGGTGCCGACGGTGATCCTCACCTCCGCCACGCTGGCGACGCAGGGGAACTTCCGCTTCGTCCGCCAGCGCCTGGGACTGGGCTTCCCCTTCGCCGACGAGCACCGGGTGGACGAAGCCATCTTCCCCTCGCCCTTCGACTTCGGGCGCCAGTCGCTGCTCGCCGTGCCGATGGACCTGCCGCTCCCCGCGGGGGACCGCGATCCCCGCCACGACGAGGCCACGGTGCGCGCGACCATCGAGCACGCCAAGATCAGCGACGGCGGACTGTTCGTCCTCTTCACCAGCTACCGCGCGCTCCGCCACGTGGCCAACGAGCTGCGCGCGCGGAGGATCGACAACGAGTGGCCGCTGTTCGTGCACGGCGAGGCGCCGCGCGCGCAGCTGGTGGAGCGCTTCGCCGCGTCGGGGCGGGGGATCCTGCTGGGGACCACGAGCTTCTGGGAGGGGGTCGACGTTCCCGGCCAGCCGCTGCGCGGGCTGGTCATCCCCAAGCTCCCGTTCAAGGTGCCCAGCGAGCCGGTGACCGCCGCGCGCATCGAGGCCATCGAGCAGTCGGGCGGCAACTCGTTCTGGAACTACATGCTCCCGCACGCCGCCATCCGCCTGAAGCAGGGCTTCGGGCGGCTGATCCGCTCGGCGGACGACCACGGGGTGGTGCTGGTGCTGGACGGGCGCATCGTACGGAAGAGCTACGGCCGCTACTTCCTGGACTCGCTCCCCGACGCGCCGCTGGTGAAGGGCCCGTGGGCCACGGTGAAGCAGGCGATGCTGAACTTCTACGGCGAGCGCCAGGAGCGCCGCGCCGCGGGGTGA
- a CDS encoding radical SAM/SPASM domain-containing protein, with the protein MSEVMSVSPLDRAPGAPVGPLAQLHYRPQPRWVPSRFNARTQHADGRMLLWNTFTGAVMEFMPEHRDGALAALTAGPLPEPLDTYATHLSGRGFLVPEGLDEVARFRTQYGRQQWRSDMLHLILLASEDCNFRCVYCYEKFRNGTMLPEVRQGVRAFVEPLASRLRGLTISWFGGEPLYGWEAIEDLAPFFNDQVKRYGLNCSHAMTTNAYLLTEEKATRLLEWGCTKYQITIDGLPQDHDCKRVGRDGSPTYATILDNLRSMRARRADFNITIRVNFDQVNFERLGPFLEALSEDFAHDRRFALRFRAIGAWGGDNDDRLAVCGIEQKKEAREGLRTRAVELGLNPEGGIYDLRMPGSQVCYAARPYSFIVGATGKLMKCTVALDEMPENVVGRITPEGQMELNDINFMQWVAPHFETDELCRSCYVLPGCQGATCPITRITDNKRTCCSVKPNLKREMRFTLDTLARARAQAAAGKPVAATQPAAVG; encoded by the coding sequence ATGAGCGAGGTGATGAGCGTTTCGCCCCTGGACCGCGCGCCCGGGGCGCCGGTGGGGCCGCTGGCCCAGCTCCATTACCGGCCGCAGCCGCGCTGGGTGCCGTCGCGCTTCAACGCGCGCACCCAGCACGCAGACGGGCGGATGCTGCTGTGGAACACCTTCACCGGCGCGGTGATGGAGTTCATGCCCGAGCACCGCGACGGCGCCCTGGCGGCGCTCACCGCCGGGCCCCTTCCCGAGCCGCTGGACACCTACGCCACGCACCTGTCGGGGCGCGGCTTCCTGGTGCCCGAGGGGCTGGACGAGGTGGCCCGCTTCCGCACGCAGTACGGCCGGCAGCAGTGGCGCAGCGACATGCTGCACCTGATCCTGCTGGCCAGCGAGGACTGCAACTTCCGCTGCGTGTACTGCTACGAGAAGTTTCGCAACGGCACCATGCTTCCCGAGGTGCGGCAGGGGGTGCGCGCCTTCGTGGAGCCGCTGGCCTCGCGGCTGCGGGGGCTCACCATCAGCTGGTTCGGCGGCGAGCCGCTGTACGGCTGGGAGGCCATCGAGGACCTGGCGCCCTTCTTCAACGACCAGGTGAAGCGCTACGGGCTGAACTGCTCGCACGCCATGACCACCAACGCCTACCTGCTGACCGAGGAGAAGGCGACCAGGCTGCTGGAGTGGGGGTGCACCAAGTACCAGATCACCATCGACGGGCTGCCGCAGGACCACGACTGCAAGCGCGTGGGCCGCGACGGGAGCCCCACCTACGCCACGATCCTGGACAACCTCCGCTCCATGCGCGCGCGGCGGGCCGACTTCAACATCACCATCCGCGTGAACTTCGACCAGGTGAACTTCGAGCGGCTGGGGCCGTTCCTTGAGGCGCTGAGCGAGGACTTCGCCCACGACCGGCGCTTCGCGCTGCGCTTCCGCGCGATCGGCGCCTGGGGCGGCGACAACGACGACCGGCTGGCCGTGTGCGGGATCGAGCAGAAGAAGGAGGCGCGCGAGGGGCTGCGCACCCGGGCGGTGGAGCTGGGGCTGAACCCCGAGGGGGGGATCTACGACCTGCGCATGCCGGGGTCGCAGGTGTGCTACGCGGCGCGGCCGTACAGCTTCATCGTGGGCGCCACGGGCAAGCTGATGAAGTGCACGGTGGCGCTCGACGAGATGCCCGAGAACGTGGTAGGGCGGATCACCCCCGAGGGGCAGATGGAGCTGAACGACATCAACTTCATGCAGTGGGTGGCCCCGCACTTCGAGACCGACGAGCTGTGCAGGAGCTGCTACGTGCTCCCCGGCTGCCAGGGCGCCACCTGCCCCATCACCCGCATCACCGACAACAAGCGCACCTGCTGCAGCGTGAAGCCCAACCTGAAGCGGGAGATGCGCTTCACCCTCGACACGCTGGCCCGCGCCCGCGCGCAGGCCGCCGCGGGGAAGCCGGTCGCCGCCACGCAGCCCGCCGCCGTCGGCTGA